AAGGGTATGTTTGATTGCAATTTTGtaaatcttttctgtttttaaaagttaaaaaatttaaaaaacctGTTTATCACCCTGTTTTcataaattgtttttaaaaacagttgtaattttcagttttaaaaattaaaatacgaGGACagctaaaaattattttctgttttttttttagtttttaaattacAGTTtctttaatattgaaaaaccgCTCATTCAAACAGCTTTCCTTTtaacagtttttaaaaatagtttttaaacACAATTTTTAAAAGCTGTAATTAAACATACCCTAAGTATCTCGAAGATGGATGAAAAGCAAGGATCATAAGAAAATTATAAAGTAGCTAAGTGTAAAAGGAGCGTCGAGAGAGCTAGGTCCGATGAGGTATGTTGAAGTTGTCAACACATTCTGAGAAGGACTTAGCAAAATATGCTTAAACACTTAGGTGAATTTTTTCCTAagttaagaaaaacaaaaatagacCTCCCAGCACTGGGGAATTCGAAGTCTAGGGCCACAACCAAGATATTCCGCTCCTAGAACCCTATCTTGGAATCCTGAAACTTCGCACACCAAGTGACACGCTTCCACGTTGGAGGCTGTTATCAGAATGTGAAAGAGGCAGACCAAGTTGATGCTCAAAACCAAGCTCGAAGTACCAGCTCGAGTGGGTATGCCGAGAGAACGACTTAGATTAGCCCGTTTTCTTTTATGTTAATCTTGCTTGTAGGATTAATTTGTTATTCTGATTTTTATAACTATAAATAAGACCAATGTAATTTGAGAAAGGGGTTGGACACTAGATACTAAAACTCTCAAACGCCCACACGTGGATCACATAGACAAACGACTACACAGAGTTGATGTATATTTCTTTCAGTTATTTAATATAACTTTTTTCCTTGTTTAttcattttgtgattttttactGCTTTTTTTGTTGATGCATTTTTATCATAAGTCTTTCTCTTTTTCGCTTGCTAATTCAATTTTAGAACTCTATTTTGAAAAACGAGTCACTAGAACCTCGATTACCTAAGTTATAGCCGGATAACTCGCTTTTATTTACTAGAAACCTTTGTGAAACTTGAATCTAGATTCACCACATCCTGATTCGCCGAGTTATTCGTGAATAATGTGGAAGTTTCAAGTCCTTTTCAAGTTATCTGCGGATAATTTGAAAACTGAGATTTCAAATTCACCGTAGTGTAAACTCAGCAAGATATCACCGGATAGCTCAATAGTTTTTCTAACATGTTTTGATCATATTATCACATCTCCAACTAAATATCTAACCATAGTGTAGAAGTATAACTAATAAGTCATCAaataaaaagtcttaaattgctctttttttttcccAAGGTGTATCCCTACAGCCGAcagccatgagactaatccttcgaggctctgagatcacgttaagtgggtaggcctctcccaacaaatgctTCTCCATACGCACCGTCCAGGAATCGAATCCTGGACTAGATGGTTAAGGAGTCAAACTATCTACCAGTTGTGCTACACCTTATTAGCTCTTAAATTGCTCTTTGAATCCATTTATTTGTGCGGATGAAATTTTCCCCATAAACACTAAGTTATCAAATCATCTAAAAAAGAAGATTTATTTTGAGTTGGAAATTGTTGTCAAAGTAATTTTAAGGAGAATGAGTTGGCTAAGTTACAAAATGAGCTCCGTTTACGGACGGTGTTCCATCCATCCTAACTAAAGAGATTTCCACATTATCTAATAGTATTAAAGAGACTCCACTGTGTTGACGAAAATGTTATTCTTAGAATGAAACTTTTTGCTAATTTACACCCCTTTCTCAAAATAAGGTAGTTACGGCTATGACGGATCTTGAACCTATTAAGTAAGTGcattgatttgtttttttttataaaccaaaGATTGCATTCAAACTTGGCACAAGGGGTGTCAAATCCAAACAACACTTTCTGGCACTTACACCAATAATTTGTAGCAGTTTTTAACGGTCATAAAATGGTCATacacaaataattttttattaaaggtttaatagcacttttggtcattCACTTATCATGATTTGACCGTTCTAATCTTTCAAAgaatttattagcctacaacGTCCCTCACATTTACAAACTGTTGCAGTTTTGATTTTTTGTCAActttcatccaatatttaacggtttttaattaaaaaattgattaaaaaaactagaaaccataaaattgctaattagaaaacataaaactGTTATTCAagctttatttttaattgatttttaattaaaaatcattaaatattggatgaaagTTGATATAAGTTCAAAACTACAACGATAAGTAAACGTGAGAGACGTTGGAGACTAATAAATTCCTTGAGTGACTAGAACTGTCAAATGATGATAAGTGAGGgactaaaaatgatattaagcctttattaaataattactgGAGCACCACATGTCACTCTTAGTCTTAagtctctatatatatatctgcAGTTTCTCTTTTCTCGATATACTTTCTCATCTCTTATAGTACTTTCTTTCAACTATGGAGTCTCATTGGCTTCTTATATTGTTTTCTCTCAATGTGAGCTTAAACTTTCTGatttcatctcatttttactCAGTAAATTGTCAAGTTATTCTTTAACAATTACTTTATGAAATGACAAACTTTGGCCTGAATGTATATGCAGTTGATGGTGATGACAGCCCATGGTGCCTTACCTGCTGAACTTTACTGGAAAAGGAAGCTTCCAGCTACCCCGGTTCCCAAAGCAATCACAGAGCTATTGAGTAAGAAACTAAAGAAACATGCTTGGTAAAATCATATTGAAATTTAATTGTCTACTAGTTTTACTTCTTCAAATTTTAGAACAGAACATTCAGGAATTTTATGATGAAAATGTTGTAAAATAAAAGGAaatttggaaaatgaaaaaaaaaaaggaaacttCATTAATCATCTAAGTCAATAAGTtcatattttccttttctttgttttagtATAATACTTTTCCCTATTTTCCCTTTTTTGGATTTGGTATACTATTAGCTAATATAGTCAATTccctttcattttaatttaaatgaacTTGCAGGAGGAGATGTAAACACAGGGAAGAGTGTTGATACTGATACTCAATTACAAGATGAACTCGTCATATCTGATCTTGGTGCTAAGGAGATTCCATCACAAGAGAATGCACTACTCTTTTATGCTTATTATGTTGCTAAAGAGACTCAATCAAGAAGTTTCTTTGAGGAATATCAACTCCATGCCGGCAACAAATTCAACGTGAACTTGAATAAGATAAAATCTGTTGTCCCATTGTTGCCTCGCGAAATCGCAGACCATATACCATTCTCACTAGACAAGATGAATGAAATATTTGAGATGCTATCTGTGAAACTGGAATCAAAGAATGCTGAGATTGTAGAGAAAACCATTGGTGATTGTGAATCGCCTCCAATGGACGGAGAGGAAAGATACTGTGCAACGTCATTGGAATCCATGGTGGATTTCATCACTTCCAAGCTTGGGAACAATGTGCATGCTATGTCAACAGAGGTGACAAAGGAAACTAAGTTACAAAATCTTTTAGTTAAAGATGGagtggagaagttagcagatgATTACATAACTGTTTGTCATCCTATGGCTTACCCGTATGTTGTGTTCTGGTGTCATAAATTACAAAAGACCAATGCATATTTTGTTCCTCTAGAGGGAGAAGATGGGGTTAGAGTAAAAGCAGTTGCTGTGTGCCACAAAGACACATCAAAATGGGATCCAAATCACGCGGCATTCCAAGATCTGAAAGTCAAGCCTGGAACGGTTCCGGTGTGTCATTTCTTACCCGAGGGCCATCTTCTTTGGCTTCCCAACTAGATTACCTAATTAAATCTGTCCTTGTATGCTTAAATAAATGGCAAGAACGATGGAACTTAAAATTTCATGTGACTGGGAAACGTATTGTTGCAAATGTTGAAATTGTCACAATATCTAGTTCAATTTGATATAATTGGGTTCTTGAATCTTGATTTAGGCCTTTTCCAACCACATTTATCAAACAAGTTTGGTTTACTATACTTACTGATCAACTGATGCAGAGAAATAATATAAGATCCAAGATGCATGTGAGAGGGCCTGTAATTATGTAGAAAGTACAAATTTCACTACAGAGATGCATAAAGTAATAACAGACAAGCTTTGGAAAATATAAAGCCAGTCCATACTTTCCAAAGAAGAGATACTCTAGCTAATTAAAATTGCAGAAAATCTTCTAATCCTTTACCCTTTTAATTAAAATCCCATATCAATGGGTACTGATCATGGTATGTTTGGAAGTAACGAAAACTAGAGTATTTCCAAGCTACAGAGAAGTCCATGGTAACTAAACTCTGGGTCATGTGTCAAATGATATGGAtttttcatcttcctctttcAATGCATTTGTCATCACTGCAACTTGACTCATACTTGGCCTATCATTTGGAGAAGCACTTATGCATTTTAATGCTATCTGCAACAAGTTCATCATCCTCTCTTCAGAAATACTTTGTGAGATTAGGAACTTGTCAAAAACTTCCACAGTCCATTCCTCTCTGACCACTGAATCCACCCATTGAACCAGATCGAATCCATCATTCTTAACTACTTTCCCTGTAAGCAGCTCCAGAAGCATCACACCAAAGGCATATACATCAGCTTTGAAGGTGGCTGCAATCGGGTTTCTGTTATCCCGACTTTTCTTACGAGAAATGGAGTCATCTTCAGCTACCATTAGGCCATATTCGCTTATTCGCGGATCCATATTCTTGTCAAACAAAATGTTACTTGATTTTAAGTTACCATGTGCTATTCCACTCTCACTGAGCTCCTCATGCATATATGCCAAAGCCTTAGATACCTTTGCAGCAACATTTAGTCTGCTTCCCCAGTCAAGAGAGTTCCCACTTTGAGatcctgaaatcattgaggtGAGGACAAAATGTTTGGTTAGATTTATTCTTTGAGGCTACATTTCAATTAAGGCCATTGTTCCATTCTACCATGTCAGAAAAAGTTCTCAGGTCTGAAGAAAAATGTGAAAGACCAAGAAATATCTCACAAAAGGAAATAGTTCAGCATAATATTGGAAAAAACAATCATAAGCAATATTTGAAACATCATCATTAAGATAGTAAGCAAGAAATTTTTTCCCCAATTTGTAACAAAACTAGGAATTAGTATGTCAAACTAATTTTCTTTCTACTTTAAAAGAACTTCCATGTATTAGAGACTACAGTATGATACTTAGAGCCCGTTTGAATGCAGAGTAAAAGTCACTTACACTAAATAAGCACCAAAGAGTGCTCTTTGGTCCGGTCCAAACGGGCTCTTAGACATCCAAACAGTTAGACACTCCacaaatacctcatttttctctctatctctctcttcttatcacATTACATCTAttacttctctcttttctctcactttctcactctGAGTGTTGCGGGGTGTCTGCACTATGCACCAATCATTTTCCTAGAGACTACTAATGTTAGTATGTCAAACTAGGTACACTGAATAATGATTTTGTATTTCAAATGGATGTAATGAAACTTTGATTAGCAACTTACCATAGAGTAACATGAAGAGGCTACCATTCTGCAGAAACTCATATGCCAGAAGCTTCTCTTGCTGAGAGCAATAGTATGCGACAGGTGGCATGACAAGTGGATGCTTCACATCTGCTATCATGTTCATCCTTCTCTGAAAATCCTGCTTCGAAATTCCCCAATCCTTGATCCTCTTCACTGCCAACACCATCCCATTGTCAAGCATAACCTTGTAGAGGCTTCCATGTTTTCCTCTCCTAATCAACTCAGCAGGAGCACTAAGCAAGTCCTCAAATTGCATCCCTCTCAGCCTCCGACTCGAAAAAAGAACAAGACCAGATGTAGTCATCCCACTTTCCAATGATGTCAACGAACACTCGGATTTAAACCCATTCAGCCAATTCTTAGATCCATTAATGGAAATTGAAGTTTCACTAGCCTTGTTGTTATCACCACTAGTATCTTCTGCCATGTCCTTCTTTTCAGCAACCAATGCTTTTTCTTTTGTCTGGCATTTCCTCATACATTTATAGACTAAGAAAAGCAGGAGAATGAAGCTTAGAATTATGTAACCTGAATAAATTGGAAGATCCTCACTGAATgatttcttgtctttcttcacaTGTGATTGTGGAGGATTTGGACATGCCTTTGAAAGTGGCTTTCCACACAAGTTAGCATTACCAGAAAAGCTTTCTGCATGAAATCTTCCTCTGACATCAGGAACTTGACCAGTTAACTTGTTGTTGGAGACATTGAATGCATCGAGATTCGAGAACTGAAAATCAGGAATTTCACCAGAGAAGTTGTTGTTTTGAGCAAGAAATGATATCAAGCTCGAAATGCGAGCCATGTTAGGAAGCTGTCCAGTGAAGTAGTTGTCATTAACATGAAGCCGCTTCAAGTTCTTCAATTCAGCAACAGAAAGAGGAAGATCGCCGGAGAATCGGTTCCCACTTAAGAGCAAGTGAGTCAAGAGCTTGCAATTTCCTATATCCTCAGATATCAAACCCTGCAAATTGTT
This is a stretch of genomic DNA from Lotus japonicus ecotype B-129 chromosome 1, LjGifu_v1.2. It encodes these proteins:
- the LOC130731817 gene encoding BURP domain protein RD22-like; translation: MESHWLLILFSLNLMVMTAHGALPAELYWKRKLPATPVPKAITELLRGDVNTGKSVDTDTQLQDELVISDLGAKEIPSQENALLFYAYYVAKETQSRSFFEEYQLHAGNKFNVNLNKIKSVVPLLPREIADHIPFSLDKMNEIFEMLSVKLESKNAEIVEKTIGDCESPPMDGEERYCATSLESMVDFITSKLGNNVHAMSTEVTKETKLQNLLVKDGVEKLADDYITVCHPMAYPYVVFWCHKLQKTNAYFVPLEGEDGVRVKAVAVCHKDTSKWDPNHAAFQDLKVKPGTVPVCHFLPEGHLLWLPN
- the LOC130731818 gene encoding probable inactive receptor kinase At2g26730, coding for MANSEEQVVVKALVKFMEKLAPENGSKNAMWGWNLTSDPCTDHWHGVICYSNNQYVKNIILENLKFSGVVDANSLCVAKSIQILSLRNNNLQGLISEDIGNCKLLTHLLLSGNRFSGDLPLSVAELKNLKRLHVNDNYFTGQLPNMARISSLISFLAQNNNFSGEIPDFQFSNLDAFNVSNNKLTGQVPDVRGRFHAESFSGNANLCGKPLSKACPNPPQSHVKKDKKSFSEDLPIYSGYIILSFILLLFLVYKCMRKCQTKEKALVAEKKDMAEDTSGDNNKASETSISINGSKNWLNGFKSECSLTSLESGMTTSGLVLFSSRRLRGMQFEDLLSAPAELIRRGKHGSLYKVMLDNGMVLAVKRIKDWGISKQDFQRRMNMIADVKHPLVMPPVAYYCSQQEKLLAYEFLQNGSLFMLLYGSQSGNSLDWGSRLNVAAKVSKALAYMHEELSESGIAHGNLKSSNILFDKNMDPRISEYGLMVAEDDSISRKKSRDNRNPIAATFKADVYAFGVMLLELLTGKVVKNDGFDLVQWVDSVVREEWTVEVFDKFLISQSISEERMMNLLQIALKCISASPNDRPSMSQVAVMTNALKEEDEKSISFDT